In the Primulina tabacum isolate GXHZ01 chromosome 15, ASM2559414v2, whole genome shotgun sequence genome, TCGTGACCGGCGCTTCTATTACCACGATCTGCATTTATTTTGTGCCACCTTGGCACGAGGTATTGAATTCTTCCAACTTTCTTACCAAATTGTTTCATGCAAATTTGCCTTCCAGCTCTTCCGTTTCTTGTTTGCAGAAGAAAAGGACATGTCTCTTGATTGCTGGTTCATTCTTACTAGGTGCTTCAATTGGTCCTAGGCTCATTGACCCTtggtattatattttatttcctgTTTTAGATCTCATTTTGGGCTTGCTATTATTTCCTTCTCCCTCATTGAAACACAATTCTAATTCTTGAATACTAAAGCATGTATAACTCTGAAGTTGTCTAGTCAGTGAACTGCTGGGAATGTCTATGGCTTTTGCCTGTTTCTGGGCAGCATCCATGTGGACACAAAGCTTTCTTCTCCTCTGCTTTGTAGGCGTGGGCCTCTCTATCTTCGGGATCCCAATTGGGTTGCTTGCTGGTTCAGCAATTCCTGGTTACTACATTTCTTTTTGGACCTTCCTAGACGTAAGTAAGATTGGCCACAATTTATGTGAAACAAAATGGCGTTTGAAGTTGTATCTGAATGGTGTGTTCTTTTGGCAGCTATACGTCGCAAATCTGTACTTCATGCTGTATGTGGTAGCATATAGCCATGAGTTAGTGATAAATATTCGTCGAGGAGATGCCGACTATGTGAAGCATTCGGTTACACTCTTCACAGATGCACCTGCTGTCACACTTCACTTCATCAAAAGATTGGTATGCCTATTCTTCTTGTCCTCTATAAGttcaaaatttaaacaaaaaatagTTCAAATTTTTTGTTTGTGCAGACGATAGAATCACTCTGGAGAAGGCTTTGGTTAGCTCCCACCTCTGATTGAAGGGCACAGACCAAGtcacatatatacatacacacggGGAATTTTTCTGAAGATACTATAGATTTCATTTTTTCACGAATTCTCTGATATGGATTTCTTGGGATAAAAAGATATATATGGTTGAGATGTTACATTGTTGATTGACCTTTGTTTTTCTTTAGTAACAACTACCGTCGTTCCATTACATCCGCTTCTCGTTATTGTTAGACAAATTGGTCATGAAATAcgcaccccccccccccccccccccccccatcCTATAtaccatttatatatatatatattaataagcACAACCCCctttactatttttttattgtatttggtATCAGATTTGCAACTAACCAAGACTGTTACAAAAGTTGGTGCTAAAAACCGCGCCGGTTTTGAAAAACGTCTTTATTGACTTCTAGAGTTAAGATTTTACAAAACCGTAGTTAAAATTGCAACGGTTTGCAAAAGATCGTCGCTAAACTGGTTTTGGGCAGAAAAATATTTGGTGGCAGACAGGATATTAGGTGGAAGGTGGTTTTGTTGAATAAAATGAAAGGTAGAAGATATGTTCAGACTGAACGCGTTTTTTATACGCGTTTTCACATGAATGAATAATTCTATTTATAGCGCTCCTCCTCTCATTCAGAAATCATCCATTCATCGGCTTCTTTTCTCATCTTATAGCATTTGAGtgtttagttctataatatttgtgaggtgtttgttctcatgtattaagagagagtgtgttctctttggaaacacagtgagcgGTTGTACacgataaaatattatagtaaaattcttttcatcttattTGTtgttttaccctaataatttttagtgttTTTCATTTAATCTCGATAtctaatttattctttattttcatatttactaTCTTAAGTTACCGCATATAAGACCGACATTGGTCTCCCTCAATTGGAATACGTCAGGATTTGGCAATGGTTTTGATAAACTGTCGCTAAGATCGTTAGGTTCCAATTAAACTGGACCGGTTTACCATTGCTACTTTCATCAACATAGTGACATGCTATTGAAGGTGGATTACAGATTCAATTGAGCAACTTACACATTCATCAAGTTACATCAGATTTTCTACTAGCGGTGCAAGCAGTCACAAGGCCAGAAGAGAACCTCAGTTACGTAGGTCCATAGCTACAGATATCAGAATTCTCCTGGATTCTCAAAGTGACATTAATTTTAGTCATATTTGGCGATCGACAAATGTTATTGCACATGCGATCGCTACTTTTGCTATTTCTTCCCCATCCCATTTTATGTGGGAGAATGAGAATTTTCCTCTATGGTTTCGTCTTATAAAGAATGACATATTAGCTTTTCAATAAATTACAAGATTTGAccgtaatatatatatatattatttaaaagtaaataatttttatatattttatattggaATATACTTGAACAAATTTAACCAACAATAGTttgtaattcattaaaaaatgcttatatataaatttataaaaaaaataaatgataaattaaaatagttaaatattttaaaaaatatactaATTTTCTTTGAAAATGTGTCGTAATTTGTAAAAGTCTGTTTAGTTTCCGGAGACGCAGCTGCTCAACCAGacgaaaattaattattaattaaattcttaaCATATCAAATTTCTTCCAATCGAATTCATCGGGTCAGCACAGCCACATCTCTCTTTTTCTCTCACACAAATTTCGCATTGTCTCACCACTTTCCCTTTGTCGCCTCTTCTTTTTAGTCTGAATTACAGTTACCAGATCGGAGATTCCGATTTGTTGAATGGCTTCGAAACGGATTTTGAAGGAGCTCAAGGATCTCCAGAAAGATCCACCGACTTCGTGTAGCGCTGGTACTCTTTCTTACCctgtttttgttttaattttgtgtTTCATTTTTTGTATAGAGCGTTTCGGATG is a window encoding:
- the LOC142526266 gene encoding bax inhibitor 1-like; this translates as MRLSACAINAVRNYFLREWRITEVVNGRDRPFVRRILKKVYLSLAFALSSLAFGSYLSCSGDIGSLFVVTGASITTICIYFVPPWHEKKRTCLLIAGSFLLGASIGPRLIDPCCLVSELLGMSMAFACFWAASMWTQSFLLLCFVGVGLSIFGIPIGLLAGSAIPGYYISFWTFLDLYVANLYFMLYVVAYSHELVINIRRGDADYVKHSVTLFTDAPAVTLHFIKRLTIESLWRRLWLAPTSD